The DNA region TGATATTTTCAAATAAAAGTATTGAAAGTTAATAAATTTATTTAAATGGCGTAAAACTCAGAAATGAATTTTACGCTATTAGTGTGTTAAGCGTGAAAATATAATCAATTGATAGTTTTTATATTATTAATTTCAGTGAATAAAACAGATTAATTGTTAAGATAAAATTAATAAAATAAATTAATGTAGACATTTACAATTCCTTTAGTGTAAAATGTTTACAAAGGATAAATCTATCCAAATAAAATATAATATCATCAAAAAGAGGTGCCTTTAATGAAGAAAATTAATATTGGGAATGGGAAAATTACTAATGCTTCTGAAATCTCTCTAGGATGTATGAGACTTACTGAACTTAGTGTCAGTGAAGCATCTAATCTTATTAATACTGCTTTAGAAGAGGGGATTAACTTCTTTGATCATGCTGATAAATATAGTAATGGTAAATGTGAAGAGCTATTTGCAGAAGCAGTTGATATGAAGCCTAGTGTAAGAGAAAAATTTATAATCCAGTCAAAGTGTGGTATTAGATCAGGATTTTTTGATTTTTCAAAAGAACATATATTAAATGCAGTTGATGGCAGTTTAAAGAGATTAAAAACTGACTATTTAGATGTTTTGTTATTACACCGTCCTGACGCCCTTGTAGAACCAGAAGAAGTTGCTGAAGCTTTTGATATACTACATAGCAGCGGCAAAGTTAAATATTTTGGTGTTAGTAATCAAAATCCTTATCAAATTGAATTGCTTAATAAGTATTTAAATCAGAAAATTATTATTAATCAGCTGCAGTTAAGTATTATGCACACTGGAATGATTGATGCTGGAATCAATGTAAACATGAAAATTGACTCATCAAATGATCGTGATGGAAGTATTTTGGACTATTGTCGTTTAAATAATATAACAATCCAACCATGGTCTCCTTTTCAATATGGATTTTTTGAGGGAGTATTCTTAGATAATGATAAATTTCCAGAATTAAATAAGACCATAAATGCAATAGCAGAAAAGAAAGATGTTCCAAATACAGCTATTGCTATTGCATGGCTTCTAAGACATCCTGCTAAAATGCAGCCAATAGTTGGTACAATGAATGTTAAACGTTTGAAAGATATTGCTAAAGCATCTAACGTAGAACTTTCAAGACCGGAATGGTATGAAATATATAGAGCAGCAGGAAATAAATTGCCATAATATATTTCAGTTAGCAGATTGAATATTATATCGTGCCTAAAAATTTGTTTTTATGTTATAGAAATTAAATATGTATAAAAATATCGTGGAATCCATATTTGGATACTACGATATTTTTTTCTTTAAGGGAGACAGTATTCAGCAAATCACTAACGTGACCAAACTCTCTATTAAAGTAATTTGAATAAAACTCCTAATGATTATAATTACAATACATTATGTAGACATATTTGCATTAATTTGTAATTACTAGTTGATAGTTAATAAGCTGTATTATAATATTAATGTATAAGTTAAGAGGCTAGTGTGCTTTATTGATGGAAATAAGTATTCTTTTATAACTGATACTGTTTTTTTTAAAGCATCACAGAGCTAAAAAATAAAGTACAATATAAAAGATAAATAATATACTTTAAGCTGAGGGGGCATTAGATTTATGTTAAAAGGTGTCCAGTTGGAAGAGCTGAAAATGGAACATTATAATGATTCTAGAACATCATATAATTTTCAGAGAGCATCATTCTTTAAATACATTGAAAAATCAGATTGCAGAGAAATACTTATGACAAATAATTTGCTGCAGGTTTTAACTGGCATAGTATATCACAATGGTATTGAAAATATGCCAATAACTTTATATTTCCAAGAGGAAATGAATTTTACAGAGTTTGTAAATATACCAACAATTAGATTGTTTCCAAGTATTTTCAAAAACATCAGGACTTTTATATTTAATAAAAAAATAGTTGGCATATGGGCAAGCACATTACTGGAAGAAGCGAAATTAGCATATGAACAATTATATAGGGAAGATAAAATAGATAATAGTATTAAAGCTATATTTAGAATTAATACTATATTGCCTACTTTAAATCGGAAACCATCAACTGCGTTTGAGATAATATCAGATGAACGTTTGGATAAAATAGAGGATTTTATAAATGATAAACTTGTTATGTATTTATTGTGGGAATGTGATAGAAATAATGGGTGCTTTGGAGTACCATTGTCGGGCTGGAAGTTAGAAGAGATAGAAAGGTCTTTAGATTTTTTAAAATTAAAGAAGTTCTTTAATAGAGTGTTTGTAATTGGTTGTGGAGAAATATGGCGTTCAACACATTTAATTGTTAAGGATCCTAAAACTGAGGATATTAATAGACTTTCTATTGTTTTGGACTAGCAAAATACTATTTTTACTATGAAGCATATTTTATTGTTAAAAAAGTTATAAGTTGATTTAAGACAGTGTAAAATAACTAGTCAGTATACCATCTTATTTTGCATCATAACACCTTAACAGAATATTTACTAGAAACTGTTAATTGCTTCTTTGTATGCTTCAAAATATATGTTCTATCTTTAAGTTATGGAAAGGAAAATAAAGAAATGAATTTGGAAATGAGATTAAATTCACTATATATCTGTGTAAAAGATATGAAAAGGGCAATAGATTTTTATGAAAAGATTTTGGACAAGCAAATTTATATAAAGGATGAAGTTTTCAGTATATTTCAGCTGGAGAATTTTAGATTTTGCTTATTTAATAATGAAAAAGCAGAAGAAAAAGTAACTTGGGGGGATAACTGTCTGCCCAGCTTTCAGGTAAATGATATGGATATGCTAATTAAAAAAATAGAAGAATTAGAAGCTGAAATAGTTTTTCCACTAACTCAAATTAATGATAATTTGGTTTTAGAATTTAAAGACAGTGAAGGAAATGATATTGAAGTATATTCAAAAGTGACAAATTAATTATAATTTTTTCTCAATCTTTGTATTGACTGTTTAAATGGTAGATTAAAAAATAGTTTATTTTAAAAATTTTAATAGAAACAATTGACAAATACAAACGTTTACATTATAATAAAATCAAGAAGAAGATACAGAACTTCTTCTAAACAACCCTAACTCATTAAAAGCTTACAAAATAGTTTTTAGGTTAATAAAATTTAGATGTAAGTTTGTAGGATGGTAGTAAATTAAGCAAACAACAAATAGTGTATTATAGAAAATATAGTAGCTGACTAGATACACTGGAGGCTAGGTTTTATTTGAACAGAAAATTTAGTAACTTTTATCTTAAAATTATGTTCATAAGTTTTAAAAAATTATAAATGTAGATTTTAAGAAATGTTAATTGTGGATTCAATAATAGACGTTCAATAAAATCTCGGAGAAAATTTTTAAGATTGAATTTGAAAATGCAGCAATCAGCATAAAATAACTAAAAAAGGGTGATAAATATTCAAATAACAGAGGATAGTTTAAATGAGTTAAGTGTTGTTTAACTGCCAATTAGTTTATATATTATATATAGCTAATTGGCAGTTCTATTTTTTGTAAATAGAATTTTATCCGATGACTACCCACTCTAATACTCCCACCTTCTTCAAAGTGGGAGTAAAGAGTGGCTACGTCCCTGGATAACGACTTCTAACCATCAAATGGAATAAAAACTCCACCTGATGCCAAGAATTCTGTTTATCCGATGACTAGAAAATCTAGCACTCCAATCTTTCTTTAAATTGAAAGTAAAGTTCAATATTTCTTTAGATAGCAATTTCAATTAAGTCATAAATATCTCTAAGCATCATAGATACCAAGAATTACGTTTATAATGCAATATTATTAGATTATCAAAAAATATATAAAAAATTTACTGAATATTTAAAAAAATATATTGTATTTTCATATATGATATAATATAATAAACATACAACTTGATTAACGGTCAAGGTTGTATGTTGGATTTTGTATATTAAAATAAGAAATATACTTATGATAAATATCTATTTCAGCTTTTAGACAAAAATTAAATGAGATAAATAGTTTATAGATTATTTGTTCAATTTAATGATGATAGAGACAAAAAAATGGGATTATCAATAAATTATAGATTTAAAGGGTATTAAAATAATTAGATAAGAGGTGATTTTAATGAAAAATGTAAATATATTGGATTGTACACTGAGGGATGGAGGATATATAAATAATTGGTCCTTCTCCGATGATACTGCTTCAAACCTTATTGATTCTTTAATAGAATCTAAAGTTGAATTCATAGAGCTTGGATATATAAGCAAAAAAAGTGATAGATGTGGAGATAGTACTATGTTTAATAGCATAGAATGTATTGAAAACATACTAACTAATAATAATGCTAAATATCTTGTTATGATGAATTTAGGAGATTTTGATGTAGATAATATGGACTATAACGATAATATCTTTGGTATAAGGCTTGCTTTTCGTAAGGAAGAGTGGAGAGAAGCTTTTCAGCAGGCCGAAAAAATAATAGAAAAGGGCTTTAAAGTTTTTATTCAGCCTATGGTGACTTTATCTTATACTGAAGAGGAACTGTTAGAAGTTATAAATGAATTCAATAAATTAGATATATATGCTTTCTATATAGTAGATAGTTTTGGATCCATGCATGATAAGGATATTTTAAGATTAGCTTCCTTAGTTGATAATAATTTAAAAGCTAGTGTTAGATTAGGCTTACATGCACACAATAATCTTCAACTTGCCTTTTCAAATGCCATAACTTTACTGCAGTCAGTTAGTGACAGACAATTAATAATTGATTCATCAGTTTTAGGAATGGGAAGGGGAGCAGGAAACTTAAATACAGAGTTATTTGTAGATTATTTAGTAAGAAATTTTGATAAAGATTATAAAATACAACCTTTATTAGATATAATAGATAATTCTTTAAATAAGATTCATAGAGAAAATTACTGGGGATATTCACCTGCTCACTATATATCTGCAATTTATAATTGTCATCCAAATTATTCAACTTACTTAGCTGGCAAATCAAATCTTACGGCAAAGGATACAGAAAATATAATTAAAAATATAGTTGATGAAAAGAAAAATAAATTTGATAAAACTTATATAGAAGATTTATATACCCAGTATATTTCAAAAAAGTGTATGGATTATGATTGTGAATTGTTAACTAGAGCGGCTCAGATATAAAAAAATTTAAAAGATAACTCTATGGTAAAATAGTATTTACTGAAGATTATATAATATTTTAATAAGGGGATGACTAATATGGTTGACTTTAATAAATATGATGTAATTATATTTGATTTCGATGGTGTCATAGTAGATTCTATGAAAGTAAGAGATAATGGATTTAGGGCTATTTTCTCTGACTTTAATACAGATGACGTAGAAAAACTGGTTAAATATAATCGAAAGAATGGTGGACTATCAAGATTTCATAAAATTAAATACTTTTATGAAGAAATATTAAAATCGAATATAGAGGATAGTTTAATAAAGAAATATGCAGAAGAATTTACAGAAATAATGAAGAGTGAGTTAATTAAGTTAGACTATCTTATTAAAGATACTGTAGAATTTATTAAGAAAAATAAAGACATAAAAAAATTATATATTGCCTCTGGTTCTGAGAATGAAGAATTAAATTATTTATGCAGGGAATTAGGTATAGACCATTGCTTTTCTGCAATTTATGGTTCACCTAGACATAAAAATGATATAGTAAAAAGTATTATAGAAGATAATAAATATGATAATTCAAAGGTAATATTAATAGGAGATTCAATAAATGACTATGAAGCTGCTAAGGTAAATGGCATAGAATTTGCTGGTTATAATAATATTTCATTAAAAGATCTTACCAACAATTATGTAGATAAGTTTTCAATGCTGATGAAGTGTAGTTAGTACTTGGCTAATTGTATCAGCACACATAGTAGACTTAAGTTTAAAATTAAATATAAATACAGATTCTTAGAGCCTGTCTCGCAATGTATATCTATACATTGCGAGACAGGTTTTTTTAAATATTCTACTATTAAAAATAATCATTGAAATCTGATTTTTAATAAACGAATAAGGCTGCTCTCAAATTTAATTAATATTTATTACTTTTGAGACAACTTTTATTTTTTGATGAAATTAGCTAGTAATTATTTGTTATTCATAAGTTTCTTTCCATCTATTAAATTCTTTTTACAAGATTACTACTAGCACTTCTATATAATTCGTTTTAGTTTATTATAATGTCAATTTCCGAATTGTAGGTTATTAGTATACTTTAACTATTAGTATAAAAATAAATTACAGATCATGTAAAAAATAACAAAATAAAAATAGTAATACTTTTTTGGATTTTTGATAATAATAATTTTAGCATGATATTCAGGGAGTTGATAATAATGACAGTAGGAGCTAGAGTAAAGCAAACATTGGCTGATTTAAAGGGAATTGAAAGTACACTTAGAACTTATTCTGTGCAGAGTAAAAATAAAGAGGAAGTCATAGCTTATAAAGAAGCTCTTAAAATTACAGAAGCAGTTACTAAGAATGTGGAACATAGATTAAAAAAGATAGAATTTGAAGAACCTCAATACAAAGGCAATTAAGGTATCTTAAAAAATATCAAGTTTAACAGTTAAAATTGACTGATTATTTATATAAAGATACAAGGTACCTGGGAAGGAAAAAAGGCTATGCAAAATTGGATTATAGTACTTTTAAGATCCGTAATTTTATTTTTCTTAACTTTAGTGATAGTTAGAATTATTGGTAAGGTAAATTTATTAAAGATAACACCTTTTAGATTTGTAAGTTATATTGTAATCGCTATTATTACAGCATTAATTTCATTAGGTATAGTACCCAATACTATTTTTGCACTTATGATATTAGCAGTTTGGATTGCATTTTCTGTAGCGCTGGATTATTTAGCAATAAAAAGTAATTGGATACATGATTTTATAAATGGCAGAGAGACCATATTAATAAAAGATGGAAAAGTTATGGAAGAAAACCTGATGGAAGTGAGATATACAGGTGAAGAACTATTAAGAGAATTGAGATCAAAGAATGCCTTTAATCTGGCAGATGTGGAGTTCGCTGTAATGGAATCCACTGGAGAAATAAATGTACTATTAAAGTCGGATAAGAAACCTGTTACTGCTCATGACTTACAAAGAGAGGTCGCACCTTTGTCTGAGCCGGAAACAGTAATATTAGATGGAAATATTCTGGACGAAGCTTTAAAAAATAGAGGTTTGAATCGAGAATGGCTGGAAGTTCAATTATCAAATTTTGGTGTATCACTTGACAATGTATTTATTGGTCAGGTGGATTCTTCAGGGGATTTGTTTATAGATGTATTTGATGATTCTATGCATATCACTCAGCCTCAGGTTAAACAGCTACTTTACTCAAGTATGGCAAAGGTTCAGGCTGATTTATTTACCTTTTCCTTGGAGACAAAAGATTTAAGGGTTAGAAAAATGTATTCATATAATGCTGATAGGATAAAAAAAATTATGGATAAATTAGAACCATATTTATTACGTTAGAAGGTGACAGTTATGTCTAATATGAAAAAGAAAAAACTCACTCCTGTAGAACAGGAATATCAGGATTTTGCTTCTGATAGAGAACCTAAGCGGCCAGTCATAAAAAATTGTATCAGGGCTTTTTTAGTGGGAGGTATCATATGCACTATAGGTCAAGGGTTACAGTGGTTTTTCATAACATATTTTAATTTTACAGAAAAGACAGCAGGAAATCCTACAGCTGCTATTTTAATAATAACTTCTGCACTGTTTACCGGTCTTGGAATTTATGATCATATTGCCCAGTGGGCTGGAGCAGGTACAGCCGTGCCTATTACTGGATTTGCAAATACCATTGCTTCCGCTGCTATTGAGCATAGAACGGAGGGCTACGTATTAGGTGTAGGCGGTAATATGTTCAAACTCTCTGGATCGGTAATTGCCTTTGGGGTTTTCTCTGCTTTTGTTGTTGCTATTGTAAAAATACTTATCATGTGGTTAGGTGGGATGTAAATGCTTAAGGGACATCAAACATGGATTTTTGATTCTAAACCAGTGATACTATCTTCTGCTGCCGTAGGAGGACCATTTGAAGCCCAGGGTGCATTAGCTGATGATTTCGATATTCTCCATGAGGATGTATGGTTGGGACAGGACAGTTGTGAAAAAGCAGAAAAAAAATTATTGGAAGAGGCCTGTGAAACAGCCATAAGAAAAGGAAATATGAAAAAAGACGATGTTCAATTTTTTATAAGTGGAGATTTAATGAATCAACTTATATCCAGCAGCTTTACTGCACGTACACTGGGAATGCCTTTCCTAGGTATCTTTGGAGCTTGTTCAAGTTCCATGGAAGGTCTTGCACTGGCTTCACTGCTGATTGACAGTAAGTCAGCAAAATATATTGTAACAGGTGCTTCCAGTCACAATATTACCGTTGAAAAGCAATTCAGATATCCTACAGAATACGGGGCACAAAAACCTCCAACTGCTCAATGGACTGTAACAGGTGCTGGAGCATGTCTGGTAGGTGAAGCAGGTGAGGGACCGAGAGTAACCTGTGCTACTATTGGAAGAGTAGTAGATATGGGCATATCAGATCCCTATAATATGGGAGTGGCCATGGCACCAGCAGCGGTAGATACCATAGAAGCACATTTCAGGGATTTAAATATAGATCCGTCCCATTATGATTTAATTGCGACAGGAGATTTGGGAAGAGTTGGTCATAGAATTGCTGGTGACTTATTAGAAAAGCATGGATTGAAAATTCCACGAGACATACTTACAGATTGTGGTCTATTGATCTATAAAAAAGATCAGCCTGTAATAGCTGGAGGCAGTGGTTGTGCTTGTTCAGCTATTGTTACCTATGGCCATTTACTTAAACAGATGAAAAAGGGAGAATTAAAGAGAATACTGATTGTTGCAACGGGGGCG from Clostridium pasteurianum BC1 includes:
- the spoVAD gene encoding stage V sporulation protein AD yields the protein MLKGHQTWIFDSKPVILSSAAVGGPFEAQGALADDFDILHEDVWLGQDSCEKAEKKLLEEACETAIRKGNMKKDDVQFFISGDLMNQLISSSFTARTLGMPFLGIFGACSSSMEGLALASLLIDSKSAKYIVTGASSHNITVEKQFRYPTEYGAQKPPTAQWTVTGAGACLVGEAGEGPRVTCATIGRVVDMGISDPYNMGVAMAPAAVDTIEAHFRDLNIDPSHYDLIATGDLGRVGHRIAGDLLEKHGLKIPRDILTDCGLLIYKKDQPVIAGGSGCACSAIVTYGHLLKQMKKGELKRILIVATGALLSPLSYQQKESIPCIAHAVSIEM
- a CDS encoding HAD family hydrolase, with protein sequence MVDFNKYDVIIFDFDGVIVDSMKVRDNGFRAIFSDFNTDDVEKLVKYNRKNGGLSRFHKIKYFYEEILKSNIEDSLIKKYAEEFTEIMKSELIKLDYLIKDTVEFIKKNKDIKKLYIASGSENEELNYLCRELGIDHCFSAIYGSPRHKNDIVKSIIEDNKYDNSKVILIGDSINDYEAAKVNGIEFAGYNNISLKDLTNNYVDKFSMLMKCS
- a CDS encoding DUF421 domain-containing protein produces the protein MQNWIIVLLRSVILFFLTLVIVRIIGKVNLLKITPFRFVSYIVIAIITALISLGIVPNTIFALMILAVWIAFSVALDYLAIKSNWIHDFINGRETILIKDGKVMEENLMEVRYTGEELLRELRSKNAFNLADVEFAVMESTGEINVLLKSDKKPVTAHDLQREVAPLSEPETVILDGNILDEALKNRGLNREWLEVQLSNFGVSLDNVFIGQVDSSGDLFIDVFDDSMHITQPQVKQLLYSSMAKVQADLFTFSLETKDLRVRKMYSYNADRIKKIMDKLEPYLLR
- a CDS encoding VOC family protein — translated: MNLEMRLNSLYICVKDMKRAIDFYEKILDKQIYIKDEVFSIFQLENFRFCLFNNEKAEEKVTWGDNCLPSFQVNDMDMLIKKIEELEAEIVFPLTQINDNLVLEFKDSEGNDIEVYSKVTN
- a CDS encoding aldolase catalytic domain-containing protein, with the translated sequence MKNVNILDCTLRDGGYINNWSFSDDTASNLIDSLIESKVEFIELGYISKKSDRCGDSTMFNSIECIENILTNNNAKYLVMMNLGDFDVDNMDYNDNIFGIRLAFRKEEWREAFQQAEKIIEKGFKVFIQPMVTLSYTEEELLEVINEFNKLDIYAFYIVDSFGSMHDKDILRLASLVDNNLKASVRLGLHAHNNLQLAFSNAITLLQSVSDRQLIIDSSVLGMGRGAGNLNTELFVDYLVRNFDKDYKIQPLLDIIDNSLNKIHRENYWGYSPAHYISAIYNCHPNYSTYLAGKSNLTAKDTENIIKNIVDEKKNKFDKTYIEDLYTQYISKKCMDYDCELLTRAAQI
- a CDS encoding aldo/keto reductase; translated protein: MKKINIGNGKITNASEISLGCMRLTELSVSEASNLINTALEEGINFFDHADKYSNGKCEELFAEAVDMKPSVREKFIIQSKCGIRSGFFDFSKEHILNAVDGSLKRLKTDYLDVLLLHRPDALVEPEEVAEAFDILHSSGKVKYFGVSNQNPYQIELLNKYLNQKIIINQLQLSIMHTGMIDAGINVNMKIDSSNDRDGSILDYCRLNNITIQPWSPFQYGFFEGVFLDNDKFPELNKTINAIAEKKDVPNTAIAIAWLLRHPAKMQPIVGTMNVKRLKDIAKASNVELSRPEWYEIYRAAGNKLP
- a CDS encoding DUF1657 domain-containing protein produces the protein MTVGARVKQTLADLKGIESTLRTYSVQSKNKEEVIAYKEALKITEAVTKNVEHRLKKIEFEEPQYKGN
- the spoVAC gene encoding stage V sporulation protein AC, with the translated sequence MSNMKKKKLTPVEQEYQDFASDREPKRPVIKNCIRAFLVGGIICTIGQGLQWFFITYFNFTEKTAGNPTAAILIITSALFTGLGIYDHIAQWAGAGTAVPITGFANTIASAAIEHRTEGYVLGVGGNMFKLSGSVIAFGVFSAFVVAIVKILIMWLGGM